A window of the Scandinavium goeteborgense genome harbors these coding sequences:
- the lysC gene encoding lysine-sensitive aspartokinase 3 codes for MTHAVSPLVVAKFGGTSVADYEAMNRSADVVLSDSGARLVVLSASAGVTNLLVALAEGLESTERFVKLDALRRIQFDILERLHNPNVIREEVERLLENITTLAEAASLATSTALTDELVSHGELMSTLLFVEILRERNIQAQWFDARKVMRTSDRFGRAEPDIAALAELARQQLAPRLEEGLVVTQGFIGSEAKGRTTTLGRGGSDYTAALLGEALHASRVDIWTDVPGIYTTDPRVVPAAHRIDEIAFEEAAELATFGAKVLHPATLLPAVRSDIPVFVGSSKDPKAGGTLVCNKTENPPLFRALALRRKQTLLTLHSLNMLHSRGFLAEVFGILARHNISVDLITTSEVSIALTLDTTGSTATSDTLLTQSLLIELSALCRVEVEENLALVALIGNDLSKACGVGKEVFGVLEPFNIRMICYGASSHNLCFLVPGAEAEQVVQKLHHNLFE; via the coding sequence ATGACACATGCCGTTTCCCCGCTCGTTGTAGCAAAATTTGGCGGTACCAGCGTTGCCGATTACGAAGCCATGAACCGCAGCGCCGACGTGGTGCTCTCCGATTCCGGCGCACGCCTGGTCGTTCTGTCCGCCTCAGCGGGGGTGACAAATCTGCTGGTTGCCCTGGCGGAAGGTCTCGAATCCACAGAACGCTTCGTTAAACTCGATGCGCTGCGCCGAATTCAGTTCGATATTCTCGAACGCCTGCACAACCCCAACGTTATCCGCGAAGAAGTCGAACGCCTGCTGGAAAATATCACCACCCTGGCGGAAGCCGCCTCGCTTGCGACTTCAACGGCACTGACCGATGAGCTGGTGAGCCATGGCGAACTGATGTCGACGCTGCTGTTTGTCGAAATCCTCCGCGAACGTAATATCCAGGCCCAGTGGTTTGACGCTCGCAAAGTTATGCGCACCAGCGACCGTTTTGGCCGCGCTGAACCGGACATCGCAGCCCTGGCTGAACTGGCCCGCCAACAGCTCGCCCCGCGCCTGGAAGAAGGCCTGGTGGTCACACAGGGCTTTATCGGCAGCGAAGCCAAAGGCCGCACCACGACGCTTGGCCGCGGCGGCAGCGATTACACCGCGGCACTGCTGGGCGAAGCGCTGCACGCGTCTCGCGTTGATATCTGGACCGACGTACCGGGCATCTACACCACCGACCCGCGCGTGGTGCCTGCCGCGCATCGCATCGATGAAATTGCGTTTGAAGAAGCCGCTGAACTGGCGACCTTTGGCGCGAAAGTGCTGCATCCGGCTACGCTGCTGCCTGCGGTACGCAGCGACATTCCGGTGTTTGTCGGCTCAAGCAAAGATCCGAAAGCCGGTGGCACGCTGGTCTGCAACAAAACCGAAAACCCGCCGCTGTTCCGCGCGCTGGCCCTGCGCCGCAAGCAAACGCTGCTGACGTTGCACAGCCTGAACATGCTGCACTCCCGCGGGTTCCTGGCCGAAGTATTTGGCATTCTGGCACGGCACAACATTTCGGTCGATTTGATAACGACGTCAGAAGTGAGTATCGCCCTGACCCTCGACACCACCGGCTCGACCGCCACCAGCGACACCCTGCTGACGCAGTCGCTGCTGATTGAATTGTCGGCCTTGTGTCGCGTGGAAGTGGAAGAGAACCTCGCGCTGGTGGCGCTGATTGGCAACGATCTGTCGAAAGCCTGCGGCGTGGGCAAAGAAGTGTTTGGCGTGCTCGAACCGTTCAACATCCGCATGATTTGCTACGGCGCGTCGAGTCACAACCTGTGCTTCCTGGTTCCGGGTGCCGAAGCCGAGCAGGTCGTGCAAAAACTTCATCATAATCTGTTTGAATAA
- the panS gene encoding ketopantoate/pantoate/pantothenate transporter PanS, translated as MLSILTRLFPLWAVLLSVLAYKTPTTFTAIGPWVTTLLMLIMFGMGVHLKIDDFKRVLSRPAPVAAGIFLHYLVMPLAAWLLAMLFHMPPELSAGMVLVGSVASGTASNVMIFLAKGDVALSVTISSVSTLVGVVATPLLTRLYVDTHIQVDVMGMLLSILQIVVIPIALGLVVHHLLPRVVKAVEPYLPAFSMLCILAIISAVVAGSASHIASVGFVVIVAVILHNTLGLLGGYWGGRLFGFDESTCRTLAIEVGMQNSGLAAALGKIYFGPLAALPGALFSVWHNLSGSLLAGYWSGKPVEKQNVAVAKES; from the coding sequence ATGCTTTCGATACTCACGCGACTGTTCCCGCTCTGGGCCGTGCTGCTCTCCGTACTCGCGTACAAAACTCCGACCACCTTCACGGCGATTGGCCCGTGGGTGACCACGCTGCTGATGCTGATCATGTTCGGCATGGGCGTGCACCTCAAAATTGACGATTTCAAGCGCGTACTGTCGCGCCCGGCCCCGGTTGCTGCCGGGATTTTCCTGCACTATCTGGTGATGCCGCTCGCCGCATGGTTGCTGGCGATGCTGTTCCACATGCCGCCGGAACTGTCTGCCGGGATGGTGCTGGTGGGCAGCGTCGCCAGCGGCACGGCGTCAAACGTTATGATTTTCCTGGCGAAGGGTGACGTGGCGTTGTCCGTGACCATTTCGTCGGTATCCACGTTGGTCGGTGTGGTTGCCACGCCGCTGCTGACGCGCCTGTACGTCGACACACATATTCAGGTCGACGTTATGGGCATGCTGCTGAGTATTCTGCAAATCGTGGTTATCCCGATTGCGCTTGGACTGGTGGTGCATCACCTGCTGCCGCGCGTCGTGAAAGCGGTAGAGCCGTACCTGCCTGCGTTTTCAATGCTGTGCATTCTGGCGATCATCAGCGCCGTGGTTGCGGGTTCGGCCTCGCACATCGCGTCGGTCGGTTTCGTGGTGATTGTGGCGGTTATCCTGCACAACACGCTGGGCCTGCTCGGGGGTTACTGGGGCGGACGCCTGTTCGGCTTCGACGAATCGACCTGCCGCACGCTGGCGATTGAAGTCGGGATGCAGAACTCCGGCCTCGCGGCGGCGCTGGGTAAAATCTACTTCGGCCCACTCGCCGCGCTGCCCGGCGCGCTGTTCTCGGTGTGGCACAATCTTTCCGGCTCGCTGCTGGCGGGATACTGGTCAGGCAAGCCTGTAGAGAAACAGAACGTGGCGGTGGCGAAAGAGAGTTAA
- a CDS encoding type II toxin-antitoxin system RelE/ParE family toxin, with amino-acid sequence MKTILQTSVFQKWESRLKDHSAKALIAARILRLANGLPGDTKSIGEGIHELRIHYGPGYRIYFQQQNDVIILLLCGGDKSRQSSDIVAAKYLASVYRTKEGLIHE; translated from the coding sequence ATGAAAACAATCCTGCAAACATCCGTCTTTCAGAAGTGGGAATCACGTCTGAAAGATCACAGTGCAAAAGCGCTTATTGCCGCTCGTATTCTACGGCTCGCGAATGGATTACCGGGAGATACCAAATCCATAGGAGAAGGAATCCATGAGCTTCGTATTCACTATGGACCTGGCTACCGTATCTATTTTCAACAGCAAAACGACGTCATTATCCTGCTACTTTGCGGTGGCGATAAAAGCCGTCAAAGCAGTGATATCGTTGCTGCAAAGTATCTGGCCAGCGTGTACAGAACAAAAGAGGGTTTGATTCATGAATAA
- a CDS encoding addiction module antidote protein → MNKLTHYDPAAALINDEAIAVFINDALETGNAAFIAKALGVVARAKGMSTIATETGLSREQLYRSFSDQGNPTLKTTLAVMKALGFGLTIKNT, encoded by the coding sequence ATGAATAAGCTGACACATTATGATCCCGCTGCAGCACTTATCAATGATGAAGCCATTGCCGTTTTCATCAATGACGCGCTGGAAACGGGGAATGCGGCCTTCATAGCCAAAGCGCTCGGCGTCGTGGCTCGAGCAAAAGGGATGTCCACCATTGCGACAGAAACAGGCCTTTCGCGTGAACAACTGTACCGCTCGTTCAGCGATCAGGGTAACCCCACCTTAAAAACTACGCTGGCGGTGATGAAAGCGCTGGGCTTTGGGCTGACAATCAAGAATACTTAA